In Dromiciops gliroides isolate mDroGli1 chromosome 4, mDroGli1.pri, whole genome shotgun sequence, one DNA window encodes the following:
- the LOC122726124 gene encoding protein FAM50A codes for MAQYKGAASEAGRAMHLMKKREKQREQMEQMKQRITEENIMKSNIDKKFSAHYDAVEAELKSSTVGLVTLNDMKAKQEALVKEREKQLAKKEQSKELQLKLEKLREKERKKEEKRKISSLSFTLDEEEEPEEEDEEDMDEEDLEREGNVDVNKNRQGSYLQRVNGPNGEEIPSKKRKLGKNPDVDTSFLPDRDREEEENRLREELRQEWEAKQEKIKSEEIEITFSYWDGSGHRRTVKMKKGNTMQQFLQKALEILRKDFSELRSAGVEQLMYIKEDLIIPHHHSFYDFIVTKARGKSGPLFNFDVHDDVRLLSDATVEKDESHAGKVVLRSWYEKNKHIFPASRWEPYDPEKKWDKYTIR; via the coding sequence ATGGCTCAATACAAGGGTGCCGCCAGTGAGGCGGGCCGCGCCATGCATCTGATGAAGAAGCGGGAGAAGCAGAGGGAGCAAATGGAGCAGATGAAGCAGCGGATCACCGAGGAGAACATTATGAAGTCAAACATTGACAAGAAATTCTCAGCTCATTATGATGCAGTAGAGGCTGAGCTCAAGTCCAGCACTGTGGGCCTTGTGACTCTGAATGATATGAAGGCCAAGCAGGAAGCGCTGGTGAAGGAGCGGGAAAAGCAGCTGGCTAAGAAAGAACAGTCCAAAGAACTTCAGCTAAAGCTAGAGAAACTTCGAGAAAAGGAACGCAAGAAGGAAGAGAAGCGGAAGATCTCGAGCCTGTCCTTCACCttggatgaggaagaggagccTGAGGAAGAAGACGAGGAAGATATGGATGAGGAGGATCTAGAACGGGAAGGCAATGTAGACGTGAACAAGAACAGACAAGGCTCCTACCTTCAAAGAGTTAACGGTCCAAATGGAGAAGAGATcccttcaaagaaaagaaaattagggaaGAACCCGGATGTGGACACAAGCTTTCTTCCAGACCGTGAccgagaggaagaggaaaataggCTCCGAGAGGAACTAAGGCAGGAATGGGAGGCCAAGCAGGAGAAAATCAAGAGTGAAGAAATTGAAATCACGTTTAGCTACTGGGATGGCTCCGGGCACCGAAGGACCGTAAAGATGAAGAAGGGGAACACGATGCAACAGTTCCTGCAGAAGGCGCTGGAGATCCTGCGGAAAGACTTCAGTGAGCTGAGGTCAGCAGGAGTGGAGCAGCTGATGTACATCAAGGAGGATCTGATTATACCTCATCATCACAGTTTCTATGACTTCATCGTCACCAAAGCCAGAGGGAAGAGTGGCCCACTCTTTAACTTTGATGTCCATGATGACGTTCGTCTGCTCAGTGATGCCACAGTAGAGAAGGATGAGTCGCACGCTGGAAAGGTGGTGCTGAGGAGTTGGTATGAGAAGAACAAGCATATTTTCCCAGCCAGCCGCTGGGAGCCCTATGACCCAGAGAAGAAGTGGGACAAATACACGATCCGATGA